A genome region from Flavobacterium sp. CFS9 includes the following:
- a CDS encoding ammonium transporter, which yields MKIEKRWIISFIIISIVCVTGAFWPTITENSYVLSEFGTTDHIVPADVAWMLTSCCLVLIMTPGLSFFYGGMVGKKNVISTMLQSFICLGVVTLLWVVVAFSLAFGDPVGLNFGGHFYSFFGDPTTFAFMDYVGVLPHKQLASTIPFMLFALFQMKFAIIAPAIITGSFAERVRFISYLLFISLFTVFIYAPLCHSVWYPTGILGSYFGVKDFAGGTVVHMSSGFAALAGVLVLGKRKNNQHIPTNIPFVLLGTGMLWFGWFGFNAGSALAANGTAAMAFATTTTSSAAAMLTWVFFDRMNGRKVSALGACIGAVVGLVAITPAAGYVSVPESMFFGFITALVSNSVVNCRLSKKFDDTLDVFACHGVGGIMGMILTAIFAHGEEASLLHGGWNVFAHHMMALVLVSVFTFFGAYFLFKVTNFIIPLRVSEENEHIGLDLSQHDETLDPKLKPITEVQYS from the coding sequence ATGAAAATAGAAAAACGCTGGATCATTTCCTTTATTATCATCAGTATTGTTTGCGTTACTGGTGCTTTTTGGCCAACTATAACCGAAAATAGCTACGTATTATCTGAATTTGGCACAACCGATCATATCGTTCCTGCCGATGTCGCCTGGATGTTAACCTCCTGTTGTCTCGTTTTAATCATGACTCCCGGACTGTCTTTTTTTTATGGCGGAATGGTGGGCAAGAAAAACGTAATTTCGACCATGTTACAAAGTTTTATCTGTTTAGGCGTTGTAACGCTTTTATGGGTTGTCGTGGCCTTTAGTCTGGCTTTTGGCGATCCTGTAGGACTAAACTTCGGAGGTCATTTTTATAGTTTTTTTGGCGACCCCACCACTTTTGCTTTTATGGATTATGTGGGCGTTCTGCCTCATAAACAATTGGCCAGTACGATTCCGTTTATGCTTTTTGCCTTGTTTCAGATGAAATTTGCGATTATTGCCCCGGCTATTATTACCGGTTCTTTTGCAGAGCGTGTTCGTTTTATATCGTATTTACTTTTCATCAGTCTGTTTACCGTTTTTATTTACGCACCATTGTGCCATTCTGTTTGGTATCCGACCGGTATTTTAGGTAGTTATTTTGGCGTAAAAGATTTCGCCGGAGGAACCGTTGTACACATGAGTTCAGGATTTGCGGCTTTGGCGGGAGTACTGGTTTTAGGTAAAAGAAAAAACAATCAGCACATTCCAACCAATATTCCGTTTGTCTTACTAGGAACCGGAATGTTATGGTTCGGATGGTTTGGTTTCAATGCCGGTTCGGCTCTTGCTGCCAACGGAACAGCGGCAATGGCTTTTGCTACTACTACAACTTCATCGGCGGCTGCGATGTTAACCTGGGTTTTCTTTGACCGAATGAATGGCAGAAAAGTTTCGGCTCTTGGTGCTTGTATCGGTGCTGTGGTAGGCTTGGTTGCCATAACTCCGGCTGCAGGTTATGTATCGGTTCCTGAAAGTATGTTTTTTGGATTTATTACGGCTTTGGTTTCCAATTCGGTTGTAAATTGTCGATTGTCAAAAAAATTCGATGATACCCTTGATGTTTTTGCCTGTCATGGTGTAGGTGGAATCATGGGCATGATTCTAACGGCTATTTTTGCTCATGGCGAAGAGGCAAGTTTGTTACACGGAGGCTGGAACGTATTTGCGCATCACATGATGGCACTGGTATTAGTTTCAGTATTTACTTTCTTCGGAGCGTACTTCTTGTTTAAGGTAACCAACTTCATTATTCCGTTGCGTGTTTCCGAAGAAAACGAACATATTGGACTGGATTTATCTCAACACGATGAAACACTTGATCCTAAATTAAAACCAATTACAGAAGTTCAGTACAGTTAA
- a CDS encoding oxidoreductase, protein MKKAIVYGASGLVGSYILENLLNNTTYEQIVIVVRKELNIQHPKLKMLIGDFNTLSEVIKDIQVDEVFIALGTTRKKTPDKKQYYRIDHDYPILATKLAKENGAKAVFLVSALGANAKSSIFYTRLKGETEQGIISLNLEHTYIFRPSMILGDRKESRPMERVFIGIFKLINPLFVGELSKYKGIEAEDIAKAMVKSAEQFDEKVKIVHWEEMTTLLK, encoded by the coding sequence ATGAAAAAAGCAATTGTGTATGGAGCAAGCGGATTAGTGGGCTCTTATATTCTCGAAAATTTGTTGAACAACACTACTTATGAACAAATCGTAATTGTAGTAAGGAAAGAGCTAAACATCCAGCATCCAAAACTAAAAATGCTGATCGGTGATTTTAACACCTTATCCGAAGTAATAAAAGACATTCAGGTTGATGAAGTCTTTATTGCTCTTGGGACCACACGGAAGAAAACACCGGACAAAAAACAATATTATCGAATAGATCATGATTACCCAATTTTGGCAACGAAACTGGCGAAAGAAAACGGAGCAAAAGCTGTTTTTCTGGTTTCGGCACTTGGGGCAAATGCAAAATCGTCGATATTTTATACCCGGTTAAAAGGAGAAACTGAACAAGGTATCATCAGTCTGAATTTAGAGCATACTTATATCTTTCGTCCTTCGATGATTTTAGGAGACCGAAAAGAAAGCCGACCGATGGAAAGAGTATTCATAGGAATATTTAAATTGATCAATCCGTTGTTTGTGGGAGAACTCAGCAAATACAAAGGAATTGAGGCCGAAGACATCGCGAAAGCAATGGTAAAAAGCGCAGAGCAATTCGATGAGAAAGTAAAAATAGTACATTGGGAAGAAATGACAACTTTACTAAAATAA
- the wrbA gene encoding NAD(P)H:quinone oxidoreductase, with translation MKKQLLLVLIVLFIGFGSNAQVKAPETNVLVLIYSQNGGTYKMAKSIAEGIQEYPNAKAIIKRVPSINPKEKLNADVEKLPIATIEELANYDGIAFGSPVHFANISADMNYFFNQSIPLWTSRALEGKPATVFMSAGSGAGKEAAILSFWNILASHGMVIVPTGIMGTATLDKTVPQGNTPFGATSLAGSVGTRPSQSELNLAKEQGKALARVASGLKNTETIKAAKTTSIETKNDINKTLKDNNITLPEAPKPVGNYVPFTISNHKVYINQVALKDGKILNPGKVGATVTDDQAKEATYQTMLNVIAVLKEACGGDLNKVKQCVQLTGYFNTTPEYTQHAALMNSASNLTALLFGEKGKHARATIGAASLPINSAVEIQAIFEIE, from the coding sequence ATGAAAAAGCAACTACTCCTAGTATTAATAGTCCTTTTTATAGGTTTTGGTTCAAATGCACAAGTAAAAGCACCTGAAACCAATGTGCTGGTTTTGATCTATTCTCAAAACGGCGGAACTTATAAAATGGCCAAATCTATTGCCGAAGGAATTCAGGAATATCCCAATGCAAAAGCAATCATAAAACGTGTTCCTTCGATCAATCCGAAAGAAAAACTGAATGCTGATGTAGAAAAATTACCCATTGCGACTATCGAAGAATTGGCCAATTATGACGGAATCGCATTTGGAAGTCCTGTTCACTTTGCAAATATTAGTGCCGATATGAATTACTTCTTCAACCAGAGTATTCCGCTTTGGACTTCAAGAGCTCTGGAAGGAAAACCAGCTACTGTGTTTATGTCGGCAGGATCGGGAGCCGGAAAAGAGGCTGCTATTCTATCGTTCTGGAATATTCTTGCGTCTCACGGAATGGTAATCGTGCCTACCGGAATTATGGGAACGGCAACTTTAGATAAAACGGTTCCTCAGGGAAATACTCCGTTTGGCGCTACTTCATTGGCAGGATCTGTAGGAACACGTCCATCACAAAGCGAATTGAATTTAGCCAAAGAACAAGGAAAAGCTTTGGCAAGAGTGGCTTCGGGATTGAAAAATACTGAAACAATTAAAGCCGCAAAAACAACTTCGATTGAGACTAAAAACGATATCAATAAAACCTTAAAAGACAATAACATTACGCTTCCTGAAGCGCCTAAACCAGTTGGAAATTATGTTCCGTTTACGATTTCAAATCATAAAGTATACATTAATCAGGTGGCTTTAAAAGACGGAAAGATTCTAAATCCCGGAAAAGTCGGAGCAACTGTTACCGATGATCAGGCCAAAGAAGCAACGTATCAAACGATGTTAAATGTAATTGCGGTTTTGAAAGAGGCTTGCGGTGGCGACTTAAACAAAGTAAAACAATGCGTACAGTTAACAGGATATTTTAATACCACTCCGGAATATACGCAACATGCAGCCCTTATGAATTCGGCTTCGAATTTAACGGCTTTGCTTTTTGGAGAAAAAGGAAAACATGCCAGAGCAACCATTGGAGCTGCTTCGTTACCGATAAATTCGGCTGTAGAAATTCAGGCGATTTTTGAAATTGAATAA
- a CDS encoding nuclear transport factor 2 family protein, translating to MKKPILLLLFVTFFANAQTSEKDKVNQTIDAWHKAAGEVKFEAYFDLMADDAIFIGTDATENWIKKDFKVWAKPYFDKGTAWNFKALERHVFFDKTGKIAWFDELLNTQMKICRGSGVLVKIGKEWKIQHYVLSMTVPNEEVNAAIKIKAPIEDVLIAKLQKK from the coding sequence ATGAAAAAACCAATCTTACTTTTATTATTTGTTACCTTTTTTGCAAACGCACAGACTTCTGAAAAAGACAAAGTCAACCAAACGATTGATGCCTGGCACAAAGCAGCCGGCGAAGTAAAATTTGAAGCCTATTTTGATTTAATGGCCGACGACGCCATTTTCATCGGAACGGATGCCACCGAAAACTGGATTAAAAAAGATTTTAAAGTTTGGGCCAAACCTTATTTTGACAAAGGAACTGCCTGGAATTTCAAAGCTTTAGAACGTCATGTCTTTTTCGACAAAACCGGAAAAATTGCCTGGTTTGACGAACTCTTAAACACACAAATGAAGATTTGCCGCGGATCGGGAGTTTTGGTTAAAATAGGGAAAGAATGGAAAATTCAGCATTATGTGTTATCGATGACGGTTCCTAATGAGGAAGTAAATGCAGCGATCAAAATTAAGGCTCCTATCGAAGACGTTTTGATTGCAAAGCTTCAAAAAAAATAA
- a CDS encoding very short patch repair endonuclease, whose amino-acid sequence MDVHNPEQRSKNMRAIKSTQTKAEIALSKALWHLGYRYRKNNKTVFGKPDFTFKKLKIAIFVDSEFFHGKDWETRKKPQTNPEFWIKKIERNMQRDIEVNAYLEGQNWKILRFWSNDIKKNLDACILEIQKAIAERQV is encoded by the coding sequence ATGGATGTCCACAATCCAGAGCAACGTTCCAAAAACATGCGTGCCATCAAAAGCACACAAACTAAAGCAGAAATAGCTTTATCCAAAGCACTATGGCATCTGGGTTACCGTTATAGAAAAAACAACAAAACTGTTTTCGGAAAGCCAGACTTTACTTTTAAAAAACTAAAAATTGCCATTTTTGTAGATTCAGAATTCTTTCACGGAAAAGATTGGGAGACGAGAAAAAAACCTCAAACCAATCCTGAATTCTGGATCAAAAAAATCGAACGAAATATGCAACGTGATATAGAAGTCAATGCGTATTTAGAAGGTCAAAACTGGAAGATTCTACGCTTTTGGAGTAATGATATCAAAAAGAATTTAGATGCTTGTATTCTTGAAATTCAAAAGGCAATTGCAGAAAGACAAGTTTGA
- a CDS encoding HPF/RaiA family ribosome-associated protein gives MKIQINTDKNIEGHERLEAYFSGELEKGLKRFEDKITRIEVHFGDENGEKFSLHDKKCVIEVRTTKLQPTTATEHAETLEKAFSGALAKVKKSLTTSFEKMKAY, from the coding sequence ATGAAAATTCAAATCAATACCGACAAAAACATCGAAGGACATGAAAGATTAGAAGCTTATTTTTCTGGTGAATTAGAAAAAGGCTTGAAGCGTTTTGAGGACAAAATTACCCGCATTGAAGTTCATTTTGGAGACGAAAATGGGGAGAAATTCAGCCTTCACGACAAAAAATGTGTAATCGAAGTTCGTACCACAAAACTACAACCTACAACCGCTACAGAACATGCCGAGACACTGGAAAAAGCTTTTAGCGGTGCTTTGGCGAAAGTAAAAAAATCTCTTACGACCTCTTTCGAAAAAATGAAAGCGTATTAA